One region of uncultured Sulfurimonas sp. genomic DNA includes:
- a CDS encoding metallophosphoesterase, producing the protein MCHSNLVLKEGAFVISDAHYSHIRPELLDFLKAIQAKKLQPTQLILMGDIFDTLFGGVPYTQEVNSQALNILKEISNEIEVIYLEGNHDFNLKKILPNAKLFKIKEQPIEMMYEKKRILLAHGDINSPTAYNIYTKIIRNPFVLGILNLIDSVSNHYIIDKLDKYLSKKDDCKEFVGFKQFIENRIVSKYSCDYFMEGHFHQNKSFEFKEFTYINLAAFACNQRYFIVKSSQDVGLLEEKTFSK; encoded by the coding sequence ATGTGCCATAGTAATCTTGTGCTAAAAGAGGGTGCATTTGTTATCTCAGATGCACACTACTCACATATTCGTCCAGAGCTTTTAGACTTTTTAAAAGCAATACAAGCAAAAAAACTTCAGCCAACACAACTTATACTAATGGGCGATATCTTTGACACTCTTTTTGGGGGCGTTCCATATACTCAAGAGGTAAATTCTCAAGCCTTAAATATTTTAAAAGAGATTTCTAATGAGATAGAAGTCATTTATTTGGAAGGGAATCATGACTTTAATCTAAAAAAAATTCTCCCTAATGCAAAACTATTTAAAATTAAAGAACAACCCATAGAGATGATGTATGAAAAAAAAAGAATTCTATTGGCTCATGGAGATATAAATAGTCCAACTGCATATAATATTTATACAAAGATAATTAGAAATCCTTTTGTTCTTGGTATTTTAAATCTTATTGACTCAGTTTCCAATCATTATATTATTGATAAATTAGATAAATATTTGAGTAAAAAAGATGATTGTAAAGAGTTTGTAGGTTTTAAACAATTCATAGAAAATAGAATAGTTTCAAAATATTCATGCGATTATTTTATGGAGGGACATTTTCACCAAAATAAAAGCTTTGAATTTAAAGAGTTTACATATATTAATCTAGCGGCTTTTGCTTGCAATCAAAGATACTTTATAGTAAAATCATCGCAAGATGTTGGATTATTAGAAGAAAAAACCTTTTCTAAATAA
- the hisA gene encoding 1-(5-phosphoribosyl)-5-[(5-phosphoribosylamino)methylideneamino]imidazole-4-carboxamide isomerase, producing MTLYPAIDLKDGKAVRLTKGLMDSAKIYSDEPWSLVKKFEEMGAKWVHLVDLNGAFAGEPKNLEQIIKIRQNCNVKLELGGGIRDEETIKKMLDIGIDRIILGSIAVKNPEFVKEMASKYPIAVGIDAIDGYVAVEGWGEVSNMKATDLARKFADAGVEAIICTDVGKDGTLSGVNVEFTLDIARTSGISTIASGGVKDANDIEALIATKEVDGVIIGKAYYEGTLDLPKMFKLLD from the coding sequence ATGACACTTTACCCAGCAATAGATTTAAAAGATGGAAAAGCAGTTAGACTTACAAAAGGTTTGATGGATAGTGCAAAAATTTATTCAGATGAACCTTGGAGTTTAGTTAAAAAATTTGAAGAAATGGGTGCAAAATGGGTGCATCTGGTTGATTTAAATGGTGCATTTGCAGGAGAGCCAAAAAACCTTGAGCAAATTATAAAAATAAGACAAAACTGTAATGTTAAGTTAGAGTTAGGTGGAGGAATACGTGATGAAGAGACCATTAAAAAAATGTTGGATATTGGCATAGATAGAATAATTTTAGGTTCAATCGCAGTAAAAAATCCAGAATTTGTTAAAGAGATGGCTTCAAAATACCCTATAGCAGTTGGAATAGATGCTATTGATGGTTATGTTGCTGTCGAGGGCTGGGGAGAAGTTAGCAATATGAAAGCGACTGATCTTGCTCGTAAATTTGCAGATGCAGGTGTTGAAGCTATAATTTGTACTGATGTGGGTAAAGATGGAACACTTTCTGGTGTAAATGTTGAGTTCACACTAGACATTGCAAGGACAAGTGGAATTAGTACTATTGCAAGTGGTGGAGTCAAAGATGCAAATGATATAGAGGCTTTAATAGCCACTAAAGAGGTTGATGGAGTGATTATAGGAAAAGCTTACTATGAAGGAACTTTAGATTTACCAAAGATGTTTAAGCTTCTTGATTAA
- the pssA gene encoding CDP-diacylglycerol--serine O-phosphatidyltransferase: MRKTPTNLIYILPNLFTAASIFSGIFSIINAVNGNFEKAAWLIMLSLIFDGLDGRVARLTNTCSKFGVEFDSLADIVAFGVAPALLMYLFVGHEFGRFGIVASALFVIFGAIRLARFNVMTVSSEPSVFIGVPIPTAAVFVSLLVLLFDKYDFHDDYALVLISLSILVSILMISNIRYPSFKKIDFTPKHAMKFFVIILITLLIVFMYPIEGFSFIFIFYIVYGLVRALMLMPKSLSKK; the protein is encoded by the coding sequence ATGAGAAAAACACCTACTAACCTTATATACATACTCCCAAATCTTTTTACTGCAGCATCTATATTTTCTGGAATATTTAGTATTATAAATGCTGTTAATGGCAACTTTGAAAAAGCTGCTTGGCTTATAATGCTCTCTTTAATCTTTGATGGATTGGATGGCAGAGTTGCAAGACTTACAAATACCTGTTCAAAATTTGGAGTAGAATTTGATTCTTTAGCAGATATAGTTGCTTTTGGAGTAGCTCCGGCACTTTTAATGTATCTTTTTGTTGGTCATGAATTTGGACGTTTTGGTATTGTGGCATCGGCTTTATTTGTTATATTTGGAGCTATAAGGTTAGCTAGATTTAATGTTATGACTGTAAGTAGCGAGCCTTCTGTATTTATTGGTGTACCTATTCCAACTGCTGCTGTATTCGTTTCTTTGCTTGTTTTACTTTTTGATAAATATGATTTTCACGATGATTACGCTTTAGTACTTATCTCTTTATCTATTTTGGTTTCTATTTTGATGATAAGCAATATCCGTTATCCAAGCTTTAAAAAGATAGATTTTACTCCTAAACATGCTATGAAATTTTTTGTTATTATTTTAATAACTCTGCTTATAGTTTTTATGTATCCAATAGAAGGTTTTTCTTTTATATTTATCTTTTATATAGTTTATGGTTTAGTGCGCGCTTTAATGTTGATGCCAAAGAGCTTAAGCAAAAAATAA
- a CDS encoding phosphatidylserine decarboxylase, with translation MNNNLLPIAKEGFSRIGFSIIAFILFAILDFEIFAFFAFLLLIFLAFVYRNPERVIPNFEDKSVVSPVDGIVQSIEEVEDAEYAYKIKINSSLLNVSLLRTPLSSQVQSLELKHGSRLSQLSPLAKDLNERVELIFVDANQNKVKVKHMLKRSFDNIKVDAITKQKLVQGSRYGLMVNGVSTLYLPRNFRINVSIGQEVTASQSLVGYFS, from the coding sequence ATGAACAATAATTTATTACCAATTGCAAAAGAGGGCTTTAGTCGTATAGGTTTTAGCATAATTGCATTTATATTATTTGCTATCTTAGATTTTGAAATTTTTGCATTTTTTGCATTTTTATTATTGATTTTTTTAGCGTTTGTGTATAGAAACCCTGAAAGAGTTATTCCTAATTTTGAAGATAAAAGCGTTGTAAGTCCTGTGGATGGTATTGTCCAATCAATAGAAGAAGTTGAAGATGCAGAGTATGCTTACAAAATAAAAATAAATAGCAGTCTTTTAAATGTATCACTACTTCGTACTCCTCTTAGTTCTCAAGTGCAAAGTTTGGAGCTTAAACATGGTTCAAGATTATCGCAATTATCTCCATTAGCAAAAGATCTTAACGAAAGAGTTGAGTTGATTTTTGTAGATGCTAATCAAAACAAAGTAAAAGTAAAACATATGTTAAAAAGAAGTTTTGATAACATTAAAGTAGATGCCATTACAAAGCAAAAGTTAGTTCAAGGTAGTAGATACGGACTTATGGTTAATGGTGTTAGCACTTTATATTTACCTAGAAATTTTAGGATTAATGTAAGCATAGGACAAGAAGTAACTGCATCTCAATCATTAGTAGGATATTTTTCATAA
- the argC gene encoding N-acetyl-gamma-glutamyl-phosphate reductase: MSVINVGVIGASGYTGLELVKILINHPNFNLSYVANSEGETTIDKLHPSLKGVCELEVKKADIEEASVCELVFLALPHKTAMAYVKPLIEKGVKVVDLSADYRLPKEIYEEFYTPHTDASNLEHAVYGLPELYREELKSAKLVANPGCFPTCAILALLPFMSKRVENTPIIIDAKTGVSGAGKKLSDVTHFVNVNDNLFAYNPLMHRHAPEIAQKLGVDFDEVNFVPHLVPLTRGMISSIYIQVSQDFDAFEVLSEFYKDEPFVRVSENPVDMKNVAGTNFCDIYVKQKANMLFISSSIDNLMRGASSQAVVNANIMMGLCQKTGIPTIAYVP; this comes from the coding sequence TTGAGTGTCATTAATGTTGGAGTCATCGGAGCAAGCGGATATACAGGTTTAGAGCTTGTAAAGATACTTATAAATCATCCTAATTTCAATCTCTCTTATGTGGCAAACTCTGAGGGTGAAACTACTATAGATAAGCTTCATCCATCACTTAAAGGTGTGTGTGAACTCGAAGTTAAAAAAGCTGATATAGAAGAAGCATCTGTATGTGAGCTTGTTTTTTTAGCACTGCCTCATAAAACAGCGATGGCTTACGTAAAACCACTTATTGAAAAAGGTGTAAAAGTGGTTGATTTATCTGCTGATTATAGACTTCCTAAAGAAATTTATGAAGAATTTTATACTCCACACACAGATGCATCTAACTTAGAGCATGCTGTTTATGGACTTCCTGAACTTTATAGAGAAGAGTTGAAATCTGCTAAACTTGTAGCAAATCCTGGATGCTTTCCAACTTGTGCTATTTTAGCTCTTTTACCTTTTATGAGTAAAAGAGTAGAAAATACTCCTATAATTATAGATGCAAAGACTGGTGTGAGTGGAGCAGGAAAAAAACTAAGTGATGTAACTCACTTTGTAAATGTAAATGATAATTTATTCGCTTACAACCCTTTGATGCATAGACACGCACCTGAGATAGCGCAAAAGCTTGGGGTGGATTTTGATGAAGTGAACTTTGTTCCACATCTAGTTCCTTTAACTCGTGGTATGATCTCATCTATTTATATTCAAGTAAGTCAAGATTTTGATGCTTTTGAAGTTTTAAGTGAGTTTTATAAAGATGAACCTTTTGTTCGTGTAAGTGAAAATCCTGTTGATATGAAAAATGTAGCTGGAACTAACTTTTGCGATATCTATGTAAAACAAAAAGCTAATATGCTTTTTATATCTAGTTCTATTGACAATCTTATGAGAGGTGCATCTTCTCAAGCAGTTGTAAATGCAAATATTATGATGGGTTTATGCCAAAAAACAGGGATACCAACAATAGCTTATGTGCCATAG
- a CDS encoding chemotaxis response regulator CheY, giving the protein MKLLVVDDSSTMRRIIKNTLARLGYKDILEGADGLEGWAQIDANPDVEMLITDWNMPEMNGLELVKKVRADARFKDTPIIMVTTEGGKAEVITALKAGVNNYIVKPFTPQVLKEKLSAVMGVAQ; this is encoded by the coding sequence TTGAAATTACTTGTAGTTGATGATAGTTCTACAATGCGTCGTATTATTAAAAATACTTTGGCTCGTTTAGGCTATAAAGATATTTTAGAAGGTGCTGACGGTCTTGAAGGTTGGGCTCAAATAGATGCCAATCCTGATGTGGAAATGTTAATTACTGACTGGAATATGCCAGAGATGAATGGACTAGAATTAGTTAAAAAAGTTCGTGCAGATGCGCGTTTTAAAGATACACCTATAATTATGGTTACAACTGAGGGTGGAAAAGCAGAGGTAATTACTGCATTAAAAGCAGGTGTTAATAACTATATCGTTAAGCCATTTACTCCACAAGTTTTAAAAGAAAAACTTAGTGCTGTAATGGGTGTTGCCCAGTAA
- the hisH gene encoding imidazole glycerol phosphate synthase subunit HisH — protein MIAIVDYNMGNLASVQNAFAKLGEDTVIESDPDKFKDYDKLVLPGVGAFGDAMEHLRDRNMIGALKEYALSGKYMLGICLGMQLLFESSEEFGKHEGLGLIKGSVTAFDSSRFSEPLKIPHMGWNRMFTSKHPLFENLDEEHYLYFVHTYHVNCTNKEDIIGTTNYGYDFTSAVCRKNVMGFQPHPEKSHKNGLHILENFIKL, from the coding sequence ATGATAGCAATAGTTGATTATAATATGGGAAACTTGGCAAGTGTGCAAAATGCATTTGCTAAGTTAGGTGAAGATACAGTTATAGAGAGTGATCCAGATAAGTTTAAGGATTATGATAAGCTTGTGCTTCCAGGCGTTGGTGCGTTTGGTGATGCTATGGAGCACTTAAGAGATAGAAATATGATAGGTGCTCTAAAAGAGTATGCTTTGAGTGGAAAATATATGCTTGGCATCTGTTTGGGGATGCAGTTGTTATTTGAGAGCAGTGAAGAGTTTGGTAAGCATGAAGGACTAGGACTTATAAAGGGAAGTGTAACAGCTTTTGATAGTAGTAGATTTAGTGAACCTTTAAAAATTCCTCATATGGGATGGAACAGAATGTTTACCTCAAAACACCCACTTTTTGAAAATTTAGATGAGGAACATTATCTCTATTTTGTGCATACTTATCATGTAAATTGTACAAATAAAGAAGATATTATCGGTACTACAAATTATGGTTATGATTTTACATCAGCTGTATGTAGAAAAAATGTAATGGGCTTTCAACCTCACCCTGAAAAAAGCCATAAAAATGGCTTGCATATACTAGAAAATTTTATAAAACTATAA
- a CDS encoding 50S ribosomal protein L11 methyltransferase: MQEYYYELVVNVSSHKELFADFLQDTIPVGFEESDSGFTIRSEDELDTIVWGLEQFCEALQKALDETIELECTQQKLPNSDWVEMYQKSITPLAIDKFYIHPTWNEENPDLINIAIDPALAFGTGHHPTTASSLRGISKYVKKGDSVIDVGCGSGILGIAAIKLGAIVEACDTDIVSVQNSIENAKLNHIEFSKIWEGSCSLSSSKYDIVVANIVADVLTFIAKDLKQALKDDGILILSGILDKYETKVLNFYKDCEIIERIAEQEWVTLILKRK, translated from the coding sequence ATGCAGGAGTACTACTACGAATTAGTAGTTAATGTTTCGTCTCACAAAGAGTTGTTTGCAGACTTTTTGCAAGATACGATACCTGTAGGTTTTGAAGAGTCAGATTCTGGCTTTACTATTAGAAGTGAAGATGAACTTGATACTATTGTTTGGGGTTTAGAGCAATTTTGTGAAGCTTTACAAAAAGCCTTAGATGAGACAATAGAACTTGAATGTACTCAGCAAAAACTTCCAAATAGTGACTGGGTTGAAATGTATCAAAAAAGTATAACTCCTCTTGCTATAGATAAATTTTATATTCATCCAACTTGGAATGAAGAAAATCCAGATTTGATTAACATCGCTATAGATCCAGCCTTAGCATTTGGAACAGGACATCATCCAACAACAGCTTCATCTCTTAGAGGTATTTCTAAATATGTTAAAAAAGGTGACTCTGTTATAGATGTAGGATGCGGAAGTGGAATACTTGGCATAGCAGCAATAAAGCTAGGAGCAATTGTAGAAGCTTGTGATACTGATATAGTTTCAGTTCAAAATAGTATAGAAAATGCAAAATTAAATCATATAGAATTTTCAAAAATTTGGGAAGGTTCATGTTCTTTAAGTTCTTCTAAATATGATATTGTTGTAGCAAATATAGTAGCAGATGTTTTAACATTTATAGCCAAAGATTTAAAGCAAGCCTTAAAAGATGATGGAATATTAATATTATCAGGCATTTTAGACAAGTATGAAACTAAAGTTTTAAATTTTTACAAAGATTGTGAAATCATTGAGAGAATAGCAGAACAAGAGTGGGTAACACTCATATTAAAAAGAAAATAA
- the greA gene encoding transcription elongation factor GreA, whose product MEKIEPMTLFGYEKLQSEVKNLKEIKRPEIVKAIEEALEHGDLKENAEYHAAKEAQKNIDNRLAELAELLGNSRIVDPRELEHSKVSFGSTVIMTDMDSDEELTYTIVGGCESNPDMGLISFGSPLAKQLLGREEGDEVRVKLPSGVKEYEIEEVKYQEIVFECH is encoded by the coding sequence ATGGAAAAAATCGAACCGATGACACTTTTTGGTTATGAGAAATTACAATCTGAGGTAAAAAATTTAAAAGAAATTAAAAGACCTGAGATTGTAAAAGCCATTGAAGAAGCACTTGAACATGGTGATTTAAAAGAAAATGCAGAATATCATGCTGCAAAAGAAGCTCAAAAAAATATAGATAATCGCTTAGCAGAACTCGCTGAACTTTTAGGTAACTCTCGTATTGTTGATCCTAGAGAACTTGAACATTCTAAGGTTAGTTTTGGTTCAACTGTTATTATGACAGATATGGATAGTGACGAAGAACTTACTTACACTATTGTAGGAGGATGTGAGAGTAATCCTGATATGGGACTTATATCTTTTGGTTCGCCTTTGGCAAAACAACTTTTGGGACGTGAAGAAGGTGATGAGGTAAGAGTTAAACTTCCTAGTGGTGTAAAAGAGTATGAAATTGAAGAAGTAAAATATCAGGAGATTGTTTTTGAGTGTCATTAA
- a CDS encoding chemotaxis protein produces the protein MKTDNSLKVGSNEMELVDFRILKEENGEVYEGIYGINVSKVREIIKMPTLTELPGTPDFIEGIFDLRSVVIPVVNLAKWMGIVEPENAQVNSRVIITEFNNVLIGFVVHEAKRIRRINWGDIEPASFMSNSGSLDGSKITGVTKIEGDSVLLILDLESVVQDLGLYEPDIDHVPDDMDNFNGLALVLDDSATARKIVKDALQKMGFSVVEAGDGKEGLEKLDDLYKMYEDKISSQLKIIISDVEMPKMDGFHFAANVKEDGRFNNIPIVFNSSISDHFSEIRGKEAGAEAYLVKFEASSFYDEVARVVRAHMK, from the coding sequence ATGAAGACAGATAACTCGCTCAAAGTAGGTTCCAATGAAATGGAGCTTGTTGACTTTCGTATTTTGAAAGAAGAAAATGGCGAAGTTTATGAGGGCATCTATGGTATTAATGTTTCAAAAGTTCGTGAAATTATTAAGATGCCAACACTTACAGAACTTCCAGGTACACCTGATTTTATAGAAGGTATTTTTGATCTTAGAAGTGTAGTGATTCCAGTTGTAAACTTAGCTAAATGGATGGGTATCGTAGAACCTGAAAATGCTCAAGTTAACTCAAGAGTAATAATTACAGAATTTAATAATGTTCTTATTGGCTTTGTTGTTCATGAAGCAAAAAGAATCAGAAGAATTAATTGGGGTGATATTGAACCAGCTTCTTTTATGAGTAACTCAGGATCACTTGATGGAAGTAAAATTACAGGTGTAACAAAAATTGAAGGTGATAGTGTACTTTTAATTCTTGACTTAGAGAGTGTTGTTCAAGATTTGGGATTATATGAGCCAGATATTGATCATGTGCCAGATGATATGGATAATTTTAATGGTTTAGCTCTTGTGCTAGATGATAGTGCAACTGCTAGAAAAATAGTTAAAGATGCACTTCAAAAAATGGGCTTTAGCGTAGTAGAAGCTGGTGATGGTAAAGAGGGTTTAGAGAAACTTGATGATTTGTACAAAATGTATGAAGATAAAATTTCTAGTCAATTAAAAATTATTATTTCTGATGTTGAAATGCCAAAAATGGATGGATTTCATTTTGCTGCAAACGTTAAAGAAGATGGAAGATTTAACAATATTCCAATTGTTTTTAACTCATCTATTAGTGATCATTTTAGTGAAATTAGAGGTAAAGAAGCAGGTGCTGAAGCTTATCTAGTTAAGTTTGAAGCAAGCTCATTTTATGATGAAGTAGCACGAGTTGTTCGTGCTCATATGAAGTAG
- the ftsH gene encoding ATP-dependent zinc metalloprotease FtsH, which yields MSNQNSNNGNKNNNFFNNNPLITFAIFSVVIILLFKALVGDGAGLENAGANNRKTKQVSYSELKTLVESKSVSNVSIGQTYIKAVATDGTVYTTRIVKGDTKLVELLDKQGIQYSGFSETNWFTEMFGWLFPFLIIIAIWMFFAGRMQKSMGGGLLGMGNSKKMVNSEKPSTKFDDVAGVEEAKEEVQEIVDFLKYPARYVEIGAKIPKGVLLVGSPGTGKTLLAKAVAGEADVPFFSVSGSSFIEMFVGVGAARVRDLFEQAKKDAPSIIFIDEIDAIGKSRAAGAMMGGNDEREQTLNQLLAEMDGFGTDTPVIILAATNRPEVLDQALLRPGRFDRQVLVDKPDFEGRVKILKVHMKNVKMDSDVEIEEIARLTAGLAGADLANVINEAALLAGRKSQKTVKQKDLFESVERAIAGLAKKSRRINPKEKKIVAYHESGHALLAETTKGAKKVSKVSIVPRGLAALGYTLNKPEEDKFMMQRHEMWAEVDVLLGGRAAEQVFIGEISTGAGNDLERATDIIKSMVQTYGMSDVAGLMVLEKSRQSFLGGGQQASREYSDNMAEKMDDFIKTSLTERYDAVVSRLEEYREAIEDMVKLLYKKENITGEEVREIIINFEKENNIESKVVESVDDIEEELREDAKMADKDSKKIDSINNDTGRDDEQ from the coding sequence ATGTCAAATCAAAATTCAAATAATGGTAATAAAAACAATAACTTTTTTAATAATAATCCATTAATAACTTTTGCAATTTTTTCAGTAGTAATTATACTGCTGTTTAAAGCCTTAGTTGGGGATGGAGCAGGCTTAGAAAATGCAGGTGCAAATAACAGAAAAACAAAGCAAGTTAGTTATTCAGAGTTAAAAACTTTAGTTGAAAGCAAAAGTGTATCAAATGTTAGTATTGGACAGACTTATATTAAAGCTGTAGCTACGGATGGAACAGTCTATACAACAAGAATTGTAAAGGGTGATACAAAACTTGTAGAATTGCTTGATAAACAAGGTATCCAATATAGTGGTTTTAGCGAGACAAACTGGTTTACCGAAATGTTTGGATGGTTGTTTCCCTTTTTAATAATTATAGCTATCTGGATGTTTTTTGCAGGAAGAATGCAAAAAAGTATGGGTGGTGGTTTGTTAGGAATGGGCAATTCTAAAAAAATGGTTAATTCTGAAAAACCTAGCACCAAGTTTGATGATGTGGCTGGTGTTGAAGAAGCAAAAGAAGAAGTTCAAGAGATAGTTGATTTTTTAAAATATCCTGCTCGTTATGTAGAGATAGGTGCAAAGATTCCAAAAGGTGTACTTTTAGTAGGTTCTCCTGGTACTGGTAAAACACTTCTAGCTAAAGCTGTTGCAGGTGAGGCTGATGTTCCATTTTTCTCTGTAAGTGGTTCTTCTTTTATAGAGATGTTTGTAGGTGTTGGTGCAGCTCGTGTTCGTGACTTGTTTGAACAAGCTAAGAAAGATGCGCCAAGTATAATCTTTATAGATGAGATAGATGCTATTGGTAAGAGTCGTGCAGCAGGTGCTATGATGGGTGGAAATGATGAAAGAGAACAAACTCTAAACCAACTACTTGCAGAGATGGATGGTTTTGGAACTGATACTCCTGTAATTATCTTAGCCGCTACAAATAGACCTGAAGTTTTAGACCAAGCACTTTTACGTCCAGGTCGTTTTGATAGACAAGTTCTTGTGGATAAACCAGACTTTGAGGGTCGTGTTAAAATTCTTAAAGTACATATGAAAAACGTTAAAATGGACAGTGATGTAGAGATTGAAGAGATAGCTCGTTTAACTGCAGGTTTAGCTGGTGCAGACTTAGCAAATGTAATAAATGAAGCTGCGCTTTTAGCTGGTAGAAAAAGTCAAAAAACTGTTAAACAAAAAGATTTGTTTGAGTCGGTTGAGAGAGCTATAGCTGGACTTGCAAAAAAATCTCGTAGAATCAATCCTAAAGAGAAAAAAATAGTAGCATACCATGAGAGTGGTCATGCTCTTTTAGCTGAAACAACAAAAGGAGCTAAGAAAGTTTCTAAAGTTTCTATTGTTCCTCGTGGTTTAGCAGCGCTTGGATACACTCTTAATAAGCCAGAAGAAGATAAGTTTATGATGCAACGTCATGAAATGTGGGCAGAAGTAGATGTACTTCTTGGCGGTCGAGCAGCTGAACAGGTATTTATTGGAGAGATTTCTACAGGAGCTGGTAACGATTTGGAGAGAGCTACTGACATTATAAAATCTATGGTGCAAACTTATGGTATGAGCGATGTGGCTGGATTAATGGTTTTAGAAAAAAGCAGACAATCTTTCCTCGGTGGTGGACAACAAGCATCTCGTGAATATAGTGATAATATGGCTGAAAAGATGGATGATTTTATTAAAACTTCTTTAACTGAGCGTTATGATGCTGTTGTATCTCGTCTTGAAGAGTATAGAGAAGCTATAGAAGATATGGTAAAACTTCTTTACAAAAAAGAAAATATTACTGGTGAAGAAGTTAGAGAGATTATTATCAATTTTGAAAAAGAAAATAATATTGAATCTAAAGTCGTAGAATCAGTTGATGATATAGAAGAAGAGTTAAGAGAAGATGCTAAAATGGCTGATAAAGATAGTAAAAAAATTGATAGTATAAATAACGATACTGGAAGAGATGATGAACAATAA
- a CDS encoding PDC sensor domain-containing protein produces MVASDIQDFAAGRTKARAYFCYLFSKNIPNRLPSLTVEMILPRLLKIKADLENCEGIYLLDYKGVQVTPTFTSTSKIDDDIGKIRADRAYYYRAAKEGRCTITDPYPSLITQDLTVTASQPIFSEDGTLKYVACLDMPLNEVLKISHLNTYDTFFARMFKIGYAMFAFALIAVALLLFSHGVKSFFVNEITISHLIVNDMFKATILLTLSLAIFDLAKTLIEEEILGRHKEQNISGPHKTMVKFLGSIIIALSIEALMLVFKFAITDPQMLLYSMYIIGGVALLVTSLAIYIKFTKVESDS; encoded by the coding sequence ATGGTTGCATCTGACATTCAAGACTTCGCAGCAGGTCGGACTAAGGCTAGGGCTTATTTTTGTTATCTTTTTTCTAAGAATATTCCAAATAGACTTCCTTCATTAACGGTAGAGATGATTCTACCTCGTCTTTTAAAGATAAAAGCTGATTTAGAAAATTGTGAAGGTATATATCTTTTAGATTATAAAGGTGTGCAAGTTACACCTACTTTTACATCTACAAGCAAAATAGACGATGATATCGGAAAAATAAGAGCTGATCGTGCTTATTATTATCGTGCTGCAAAAGAGGGTAGATGTACTATTACAGACCCTTATCCATCTTTAATAACACAAGACTTAACGGTTACTGCATCTCAACCAATTTTTAGTGAAGATGGAACACTTAAGTATGTAGCTTGTTTGGATATGCCTTTAAATGAAGTTCTTAAGATTTCTCATTTAAATACATATGATACTTTTTTTGCAAGAATGTTTAAAATTGGATATGCAATGTTTGCTTTTGCACTTATTGCAGTAGCACTTCTTCTATTTTCGCATGGTGTTAAAAGTTTTTTTGTAAATGAGATTACAATTTCACACTTAATAGTTAATGATATGTTTAAAGCTACAATTTTATTAACACTATCTTTAGCCATATTTGATTTAGCCAAAACTCTTATAGAAGAGGAAATTTTAGGGCGACATAAAGAGCAAAATATATCTGGTCCTCATAAAACTATGGTTAAGTTTTTAGGTTCTATTATTATTGCTTTATCCATTGAAGCTTTAATGTTAGTATTTAAATTTGCAATTACAGACCCTCAGATGCTCCTGTACTCTATGTACATTATTGGTGGGGTTGCACTCTTGGTTACAAGTTTAGCAATATATATAAAATTTACAAAAGTTGAAAGTGATTCATGA